A segment of the Deinococcus roseus genome:
AATGCTGGGCCACAACGACCTCGCAAGCGACCTGGGACGCGCCCTGGCCCAGATCAAAGCCAGCAGCCTCGCCGACACCTACCAGCAACTTGCCCTGCAGCCGATCGCGGACACCCTGCCCGAATTCAAAAAGAGCGAACGGGCCAGCAAAGCCGCCACTGCCCGCAAGGAAAAAGCCCTGGCGGAAGCCTCTGCTGCACAGCAGAAAGCCGACCAGGAACTCAGGGAAAAGCAAGACCTGCTGGACCCCCACCTGGACCGTGCTTACCAACAGGCCAAGAGCGGACAGCAGCCCTCCCTTCTGCTGCAGGAGAAAATCAGCGAGTACGGCAGTGCCCCGCAACGCAAGCGCCTGAAGGCCATCCTGGGCATTGCCAGCAGCAACCAGCAGGCCCTGGCAGAAGAGACCCAGCAACCCACCAGAGCACCTGCTCCCCGCAAGACCCCCAACCCCCGCCACCTGTACCTCAGCAGGCAGGTTCCACCCCTGAATGTGGCCGTGCGCCACCTGGGGCAGGTGGTCGTCTACTACGAACTCGGCAAGGAATGGAGACTCAGCGAGAACGACCCCAGCCTGTACGGGCACGAATTCCTCGGTCACGAAGGGGAAAAAGTGCAGTTCGCATACCACCGCGCACCCACCCCCCAGCAGATCCAGGAGCTGGAGGAGAAAGAAGCCCGACGGGAAATCCAGGAGCACCAGGCCCGTGCTTTCCGGCAAGCATTGCGCATGGTGGCCACATGGGTGGTCCAGGGCAATGAAACCACCCAGACCGACAGCAGCGACGTGGTGATCTGGAACAACCAGCACGGCAGTTACTGGGACAATCAGCAACTCAGCCAACGAGGGGACGCCCTGGTGTTCCGTCACTTCCACTGGGAGCCGTTCGACGAAGTCTGGCGGGAAACGGTGCACATCCGCGATGCCGCCTGTGCCACAGAAGAAATCAAACAGAATCTAAGGACGCTGCAGGAACTCGCCCGCATGCATGACGTGTTCCGCCCCGGTCACATCCTGATCTGACCGAATCCGAAGTGTTTCCCCACCTCGTGGGGATGATGGGAGACCCCTGATGAAAACCCGCAAGAACCCTGCAAGGCATCCCCTGGCTCGACTGAAAGGGCAACTGATCGAGAAACTGGCTGTGGAGAAACACGGGGGCATGCCGCAGTTTCTGGACAGCATTGGTTTGACAACCCAGGCTGAGTACCGTCGCCGCAACAACATCATGTCCTCCGTGAACGGCACCATCCAGTTTGGGGATTCCCTGTTCGCTGAGCTGCTGGCACATCTGCAGGTGAAGCCTGAGCAGCTGGAGATCCAGGTTAAATCCTGATCGGCTTCTGCCTGTCAGGTTCATTGCCAAAATTGATGCAGCACTGTCCCAGAGCATTCCTCTGGGTTTTTTATACGATTGATAACTTAAATAATTTAAGTTATCATAGAAGCAGAGCAGGAAATCTCTCCACCCCGTCACCCCAACCAACAATCCACCCCATGAAAAACCCCATAGAGAAAACTTGAACGGAGCCTACATGAATCTTTCCGAACTCACCGAAAAAGACACCCTGGACCTCGCCCAGCAGCTCACCGACCTGGAAATGCAGGTCCTCAGTGACCTCAAAGGAATCCGCAGTTACTTTGAGAAGCGGGCCACACAGTACGGCCAGGACAGCATCCTCTACCGCAGCAGCATCTCCAAAACGGCCCAGCCCAACTTCCAGAAGGTGGAAACCCGACTGACCCTGGCCTGCCACCTGTTCGGCATCGCGCACCCCAGAGAGTACAACCTGGCCCGCAAAGGCAGCCCCTTGTGCGGCCTGGACTTCTCCGAGGCAATCCGCAAGCGGGTGCTGGGAGAAACCCCCGAGCACATCCAGTTGGTGCGCGAAGCATTGATGCAGGCCCGCATGAGCGACAAGGTGCTGGACTGGATCCTGAAAGAGGCACTGCAGTGACGGGGGGTAAATCCCCTCACTCTGCTGGCGTGGAACGCACCCGCTACCCCCATGCGCCCCTGCACACCAGCCAGGGGCACATCATTGCGGACCTGCAGCAGCGGCCCCAGAACAGCCATGTACTGCGCTCTGCCCGGCTGGGCTGGTCCCCGGACCTCTGGGAAAACTTCATGGGGCGTGATCCCCTCAGGTTTGAGGACACCGACCAGGTGCGGGCCTACTCCAGCAAGCACACCCCTGGGCTGGATGAGGACACCGTGGAGGATCTGCTGCGCCACTGGCAGGCTGCGGTGGCACTGGACTGGATCGACAAAAACTGGCATTGAAACTGCGCCCCCTGAATGCTCAGGGGGCTTTTTGAAAGGTAGACTGAAACCATGATTGACGAAAAGATCTCCCCACAGGAACAGGTGGAGAGGCTGTGAGGCAGGCCCTTTCCAACATCGATCTCGCCCAGGCCCTGGACAATGCCGGTGGGGTGAAGGTGGTGCGGATCACCCACCTGCAGAAGAACCAGCTGGTCTGGCGGGTGGTGTGGCATGGTCAGGTCCAGCAGTTCACCATGGCCATTTTGGACGTGCATCAATCTGAAATCCCAGAGCGGCCCACAGCCAGGCAGCTCGGCAAGGCTTCACCGCTGGCCACCACCACGAAATTCCGGAGTCGGTCATCGTGGACGGTGGAGCAGCTGGTGGAAGAGGACTTGCCGCTGTACTGGTGTGAGCCATGGTTGAAGCAGGAGTTTGACCGGCTGGGCTCATTCGCTAAAATCGACCAGATGTACGGCTATCCGGAGACCAGCCTGAGCAATTTTGCCAGCAGAGAATTCGGCTGGAACGTGAAACCCAGGCAGCTGAACAAGAAGCAGGAAGCTTTGCAGATGCATGCTGCTGGGAAAAGCACCCGTGAAATCATGGATGCGCTGGGGATTCCAAAAGGCACAGTGAACCGTTGGTTCAGGGAGCTGAAGTGAACTTGGGGCGATGATGGGTGATCATTTGGTTTGGTGAGCATCACCTCAACCACCGTCTGTATCACGGTGAAGCACAAATCAAAATCCCTCTGGCATGAAAACCAGAGGGGAAATATGAACTCGCACACTCCTGATTGAGTCTGTCCTATGATAGCACCCTTCTTGTTGCTTTTATTTTGTGGCTTTGCGGTTGCGGTACAGGTCATGCAGGTCATCCCAGTAGCCATGTTGCAGGACCATGCATGGAATGAGGAACACGAAAAACAACACCAGCCATTCTCGGTGCTCCATCAGGTAGGTTCGTGCATTCACGTGTTCCTCAAATGGACTTTTGAGGATGTACAGAACGGGCTGGAGCACCAGCAAGGTTTTGGTGGCGAGGAACAGGGGAAACAACAGGGCGGCACGCTGGCTGACGCGTCTTTTGTCATCGGTGGTGGCGCTCAGGAAAAAGAAGGCGTTGGGGTCGAAGGGGGGCTTTTCCATTGCTGCGAGTCTGACCCCGAGGATCACCAGCAAAATGAAGAGGCATGCGATGGCGTAGTGCACTGAATTCTGGAACAGCAAAGTGGTGGCCATAAATGCAATCAGGGCAAATAAATTGATCCAGTTCATGATGCTCCCTTTTGTGACAAGCGTTTTTTGTGATGAAATGATAGCACTTCGATTTCTGATGATGGCCCGAAAGCCTATGATCCTGCGAATTTCATGCCTTTCGTGGTGGTTCAGTCTGTTGCTTTGAGGAGCCCAACCCGCTTGAAGCCGGTGATGCCCTGGGTTTCACCGGTCCAGTAGAATTCCAGGGCGTCCACCACGGCAAAGACTTCCATGGGGGTGAGGGTGTCCAGCACGGCCCTCAGGGTGCTGCTGGCCTCCTGTTGCAGTTTCGCCCAGGAGGTTTGCACCTGGTCGGCGTGCCAGTTGTGTTTTTGGGCCACCTGGGAGAGTTCGGTGAGCTGTTCGACGCTGAAGTGGATGTTCTTGAGGGCCATGCCGATGAGCACGTAGTATCTGGACAGGTCGGTTTTGGCAACCTGGTGTTTGGTGTGGTCTTTGGTGGTTTTGCCCTGGATGCGGGCTTCGAGTCCAACATCTCGGAATTGGATGGGGGGCATTTGGCGGGCTGGGGTGTGGGTTTGCATGGTGTGGTCCTTTCTGTGAGCACCAGAATCATAATTTATCTATCTATTAGTATACACCCAATGGGCAGGAGCGTCAAGGTGGGACCCTCTTTCTTCTTTTGCCTGTCCTGAAAGACTCAAGGCCTTCAAACAGCATCGTTGACCTCCGGCACCCGCAAGGCCCTCAGGGCCTCCGGAAGATCCAACACAGCGTCCCCATGCTGCAGGTTGTGGGCCTGCAGGACTTCTTCCACAACCCGGCCTGCCCACCGCTGGTGGTCCAGCACGAAACCCAGCAGTTTTTCGAGGGTGCCTCGGTGCGTCTGGTACACCGGGCTGGATGGCTCACGGATCATTTTCTTGAATCCCTCCCAGAGGGTCAGGTCTCCGTACTCCTGCATGAACTTGTCGTGGGTGTGCTCCCAGAACAGCTGCAACCACTGCTGGTGCAATGCGGTCAGCAGGGATTGCACCTGGCGTGCCCTGGCCTGTCTGCGCTCCCGCTCTTTTTGGGCTTCAAGCCGCTGCTCCTGCAGGGTGTGCAGGTGGCTTTCATGCAAGTCCAACACCCTTTCCCTGCACCGCCGCGTGAAACCAAAATGGTTTCGCTCCTCAGAATCTTCCCAGGGCAGCGTTTCGCCCTGCATGTCCCGGCTGTTGTGCCAATGGGTGACCTGCACCCCACCACTGTCTTTGATGACCTTTGGGGTGGTTCTCAGCACGCATCGTTGCAGTTTTGTTGAAAAGCCATACCGCTTCAGGGTGTGATGGTAGACCCTGAATTTGTGCTCATCGAGGTCAAAGGTGACGGCCAGAATCCGGTGATCCTGTTCATAAGCGTCTTTTCTGGAGTGGTGCTGCATGAACAACTCCGTCAGTTGTCCGCCCAGCTGGGTGATTTCCATGTCGGTGAGGTGCTCATCGGCGCGCGCATAGAACTTCCAGCCTTTCAGGCGCTCGGTGCTGTACAGGGCATGCCAGCGGTGGTGGTTTTTGATCAGGGTCTTCCAGCGCAGGTCTTCTGTGACTTTCAAATGGCCATTGCGGAACGTCAGGGTCAGCACCCGCATGAACACATGGTCGTCCAGGGTTTCTGGAACGTAGGCCACGTATTCGTCTCCCTTGCGGTGCGCCACCAGCACCGCCTCAGGGTGGGCTTCCAGCACCTGGGACACCAGGGCATCAAACACCCCGGAGGTCTGCTTGTGCTGCCGGTTCTGGTGCTCGGTCATCAGGAATTGCAGTTCTGCCATGCACTGCAAGAAGGCTTCGGACCCGGTGCCTTGTTCCACCAGCGCCCGGTGAACTTTCTTTTTGAATTTGTAGCGTTCGATGCTGAGCGGGACGAGTTCTGCCGCCTGTTCCTCGCTGAGGTTCAGGGTCTGCATGGCCTGGGAGGCCAGCAGCCATTTGAATGGCTCTTCTTCGGCCTGTTCTTGTTTTTTCTGCTGGATCAGCGCTTTGAGCAGGGGGAACATGTCCAGGTAATTGTGGCGCTCGGTGCGCCTGTGCAGAAACCCCTGCAGTTTTTCCACGGTGACTTCCCTTCCGGGTGATCAAAGGCCAGCACAAAAGTGTCGGTGGGCCGGATCCGGCAGGAGGCCCGGCGTTCGGCTTTCACGTATCCCTGGCCTGCCAGCCAGATGGGGTCTTTGCGTTCGTACAGGAACACCAGCTGGTTGCGGTCTCGACGGTCCAGGGTGTGCAGGGTGTAGGAGTCAGGGGATTCAGCCCGGTCCGGATGGAGGCGGGGGTGACGCCGGTCATGGTCGTCCCGCAGGCGAGAGAAGTTGTACCCGAAATTTCCCATGATGCGCCGTCCAGGTTCCAGGTCCTCGTTGATGCGGGCCTGGAAATCCTGGAAGCGTTCACTGCCGTCCAGCAAGCTGCGTTCTGCATCGGCAATGATCTCCACCAGGCCTTCTTGGTAGGCAGAGGGATCTGTGACCATCACGCCCTGATCTGGCAGGGGGTGGAACACCACGGTGCGGTCAATGAGCCCTTGCAAAATCAAGGCCACCCGCATGTAATCGCGTTGCCGTCTGTCGCGCTTCTTTTCGGCCTCCATGTAGTCCCTGCTGCCGGGCTCCATCTGGCGGTACTCGTTTTTGAAGTGATCGAACCTGCGGAACAAATCCAGGAACTCTGTGGCAGTGGGGGTGAGGGTCTGGTCTGCGAAGAAGTCCGTGCAAATGCGGTACACCCGGCTTCCATTGCGGATCAGGAAGTAGGTGCGTTTGTTGCCTTCGCGGGCTTTTTCGTGCAGGTAGCTGTCTTGGTGGTGTTTGTCTTTCCAGCGGGGCACCAGGGCCACCACCCCTTTCACTTCTGGCAGGATCTGCTGCAGGTGGCTGGGGTCTGCCTGGATCCACTGGTCGAAGTCTTCAACTGAAAGTGAATCAATTCCTCCTGTTTCTGCGGCCACTGCGGCCTCTTCATCCATGGCGAGCACCTGCTGGCGGATGCTGATGGGGGTGCTGGCTGGCGCGGGTGGGCCGTCGAGCAGCTGCACGATTTCCTCGTGGCGTCCGGTGTACAGTTCCACCGTCCACACGGCTTCCTCCAGTTTTGTGACCATTTCGCGGATGGGCACCAGTGCGGCTTCTGCCTGGGCCATGCGTTGACGCATCAGGCCTTCCATGGTTTCTCTTTTGCGGCCCAGGTCTTCTTTGAGGCTTTCCACTTTTTGATTCACGGCCAGCAGGGTGCCTTTGGTGTTTTTGAGGGCATCCCGGGGAATGGGCAGGTGGTCGAGGCCTTCGCTCTGTCCCGTCTGGCGGTTGATGGACGGCTGGGCCTGGTGGAGTTGCTCACTGAGGGCCATGATCTCTCTGGTGGTGGTCTGGATGTCCTGAAGCAGCAGGTTTGTGTGCTGTGAAAGCTTTTCTTCTCCGTCTGGCAGGTGGTGAAACTGACCCTGGAAGTCCTCCAGGGT
Coding sequences within it:
- a CDS encoding helix-turn-helix domain-containing protein, coding for MRQALSNIDLAQALDNAGGVKVVRITHLQKNQLVWRVVWHGQVQQFTMAILDVHQSEIPERPTARQLGKASPLATTTKFRSRSSWTVEQLVEEDLPLYWCEPWLKQEFDRLGSFAKIDQMYGYPETSLSNFASREFGWNVKPRQLNKKQEALQMHAAGKSTREIMDALGIPKGTVNRWFRELK